The following coding sequences lie in one Sphingobium sp. KCTC 72723 genomic window:
- the cysD gene encoding sulfate adenylyltransferase subunit CysD produces the protein MTDAKTLTHLERLEAESIHILREVVSEAEKPVMLYSVGKDSAVMLHLARKAFYPSPPPFPLLHVDTTWKFQEMYKLRDRMAQESGMELLVYQNQEAKDRGINPFDHGALHTDMWKTEGLKQALNLYGFDAAFGGARRDEEKSRAKERIFSFRTASHGWDPKNQRPELWNLYNAKKSKGESIRIFPISNWTELDIWQYIHLNDIPIVPLYFSAKRPTVERDGMLLMVDDDRFPLEPGEVPVERSIRFRTLGCYPLTGAVESEAATLPEVIQEMLLTTTSERQGRAIDKDAGGAGMEKKKQEGYF, from the coding sequence ATGACAGACGCCAAGACCCTGACCCATCTGGAGCGACTCGAAGCCGAGAGCATTCACATCCTGCGGGAAGTGGTGTCCGAAGCGGAAAAGCCAGTGATGCTCTATTCCGTAGGCAAGGATTCAGCGGTGATGCTGCATCTGGCGCGCAAGGCATTCTACCCTTCGCCGCCGCCCTTTCCGCTGCTGCATGTCGACACGACCTGGAAATTTCAGGAAATGTACAAGCTGCGTGACCGGATGGCGCAGGAAAGCGGCATGGAATTGCTGGTCTATCAGAATCAGGAAGCCAAGGATCGCGGCATCAACCCGTTCGACCATGGCGCGCTCCACACCGACATGTGGAAAACCGAAGGGTTGAAGCAGGCGCTCAACCTCTACGGGTTCGACGCGGCCTTCGGCGGCGCGCGGCGTGACGAGGAAAAGAGCCGGGCGAAGGAACGCATCTTCTCCTTCCGCACCGCCTCCCATGGCTGGGATCCGAAAAACCAGCGGCCCGAATTGTGGAACCTCTACAACGCCAAAAAGAGCAAGGGCGAGAGCATCCGCATCTTCCCCATCTCCAACTGGACCGAGCTGGACATCTGGCAATATATCCATCTCAACGACATCCCCATCGTCCCGCTCTATTTCTCGGCCAAGCGCCCGACGGTGGAGCGCGACGGCATGTTGCTGATGGTCGATGACGACCGTTTCCCGCTCGAACCGGGCGAAGTGCCAGTCGAACGCTCGATCCGCTTCCGCACTTTGGGCTGCTATCCGCTCACCGGCGCGGTCGAAAGCGAGGCCGCAACCCTGCCTGAAGTCATTCAGGAAATGCTGCTGACCACCACGTCCGAACGGCAAGGCCGCGCGATCGACAAGGACGCCGGCGGCGCGGGCATGGAGAAGAAGAAGCAGGAAGGGTATTTCTGA